A window of Akkermansia muciniphila contains these coding sequences:
- a CDS encoding lipid A deacylase LpxR family protein has protein sequence MNCTALCMCAGLLSVASLQAGTQQIEAPQEGPVISFHLENDMFVGDDDNYTNGVRFAWMSGTTSRSHSFSGMLGTVLGGTNASASWRRFMGMNGSPNLRQQWGLDLTQLMYTPEQKATYPIYNQHPYVGNLTLGLTSLVKNEDRANSLELQLGTTGTNSLAKGSQHFIHKLWGMEQWPGWSNQLPGEMTANLFFKRYYRLRGLEKRYSSGFETDALAYWHADAGTVKVQAGGGMSFRFGYNLGNTSPENSIRGATSAAPPFVYNRTNVANWGYYGYLHAAVRAVAHDLYLDGTVFRSSPEYVNKYPVVGEWGYGFGLRYKRTELLFGLHYITKEYTQQESMQCVGVLQLKHTF, from the coding sequence ATGAATTGTACGGCTTTGTGCATGTGCGCCGGCCTGTTGTCGGTGGCTTCCCTTCAGGCAGGAACCCAGCAGATAGAAGCGCCGCAGGAAGGCCCTGTCATCAGTTTCCATCTGGAAAACGACATGTTCGTGGGGGATGACGATAATTATACCAACGGCGTCCGCTTTGCCTGGATGTCCGGCACCACATCCCGGAGCCACTCCTTTTCCGGCATGCTGGGAACGGTGCTGGGGGGCACGAACGCTTCCGCTTCCTGGCGGCGGTTCATGGGCATGAACGGTTCCCCCAACCTGCGCCAGCAGTGGGGACTGGACCTGACCCAGCTCATGTACACCCCGGAGCAGAAGGCTACCTACCCCATTTATAACCAGCATCCCTACGTGGGCAACCTGACGCTGGGCCTCACCTCCCTGGTCAAGAATGAAGACAGGGCCAATTCCCTGGAGCTGCAATTGGGCACCACGGGCACGAATTCCCTGGCGAAAGGCTCCCAGCATTTTATTCATAAGCTGTGGGGCATGGAACAATGGCCCGGCTGGTCCAACCAGCTCCCTGGAGAGATGACGGCCAATCTGTTTTTCAAGCGCTACTACCGCCTGCGCGGACTGGAAAAGCGCTACAGTTCCGGCTTTGAAACGGACGCCCTGGCGTACTGGCACGCGGACGCCGGCACGGTAAAGGTGCAGGCGGGCGGCGGCATGTCCTTCCGCTTCGGCTACAATCTGGGCAATACGTCCCCTGAAAACAGCATCCGCGGGGCTACCAGCGCCGCGCCGCCCTTCGTTTACAACAGGACGAACGTCGCCAACTGGGGGTATTACGGCTATCTTCACGCCGCCGTGCGCGCCGTGGCCCATGACCTGTACCTGGACGGCACGGTGTTCCGCTCCTCTCCGGAGTACGTGAACAAGTATCCCGTGGTGGGGGAATGGGGCTACGGCTTCGGCCTCCGGTACAAGCGCACGGAACTGCTGTTCGGCCTGCACTACATTACCAAGGAGTACACGCAGCAGGAATCCATGCAGTGCGTGGGCGTCCTCCAGTTAAAGCATACTTTTTAA